One Bacteroidota bacterium genomic window carries:
- a CDS encoding O-antigen ligase family protein has translation MELLKKNARSIYFIGLILLAIALPLSKFLTGLASFVIVGAWLVEGNFAEKLKRLLADKAILLWCSIFIMHLVGLLYTSDFTYAFNDLRIKLSLLFFPIIIGSSQPLSKQQFILLLRIFVAAVIVSTFISTAALLGFLNRNITQARDISFLISHIRLALLICLAAFVLLYFFQQKCTPLFSKIVHLLCFLWLLVFLFILESFTGIIILLVLTFLVLSYQLFTKGTLLPKLLYLISIAIICIGLTYTVISAYSEVNTAKPINWETLDTTTALGHKYVHIKERSEMENGNFVFSYLCFSELDSVWQHRSNLAITGLDKKQQPLRVTLLRFLTSKGLRKDAVGVATLSNAEINAVENGITNYEFQNLSSPKARLKQIFWEISTYQLTGNPSGHSVTLRFEYLKTGFLIVQENLIFGVGTGDVNVAFQKKYTEMNSPIHPDWRLRAHNQFLTFAVTFGIVGLVLFLFSLLYPIWLERKNPNYFYLLFCIIAVISMFTDDTLETQAGVTFYAFFNALFWVHKKVVISAQQIET, from the coding sequence ATGGAGCTGCTAAAAAAAAATGCCCGTTCCATTTATTTTATTGGACTTATTTTACTGGCAATTGCATTGCCCCTATCTAAATTTCTTACAGGCTTAGCAAGCTTTGTAATAGTTGGAGCATGGCTAGTTGAAGGTAATTTTGCAGAAAAACTAAAACGATTATTGGCTGATAAAGCAATACTTCTATGGTGTTCTATTTTTATAATGCACTTAGTGGGTTTGTTGTATACCAGCGACTTTACCTATGCTTTCAATGATTTACGAATAAAACTTTCGTTATTGTTTTTTCCAATTATTATAGGAAGCAGTCAACCCCTTTCAAAACAACAGTTTATTTTATTACTACGTATTTTTGTCGCAGCTGTTATTGTGTCAACATTTATCAGTACAGCTGCACTTTTAGGTTTTTTGAATCGAAACATAACACAAGCCCGTGATATTTCATTTTTAATTTCTCACATTCGATTGGCATTATTAATTTGTCTTGCAGCCTTTGTTCTGCTTTATTTTTTTCAACAAAAATGCACTCCGCTATTTTCTAAAATTGTGCATTTGCTTTGCTTTCTATGGCTCCTTGTTTTCTTGTTTATTTTAGAATCTTTTACTGGAATCATTATATTGTTGGTGCTAACTTTTTTAGTTTTATCCTATCAACTATTTACAAAAGGTACGTTACTACCAAAGTTGTTATATCTTATTTCAATTGCTATAATTTGCATTGGTTTAACCTATACAGTTATCAGTGCATATTCAGAAGTAAATACAGCTAAGCCCATTAACTGGGAAACCCTTGATACGACTACAGCTTTAGGACACAAGTATGTTCATATAAAAGAACGAAGCGAAATGGAAAATGGCAACTTCGTTTTTAGCTACCTCTGTTTTAGCGAACTAGATAGTGTATGGCAGCATAGAAGCAATCTTGCGATTACCGGATTGGACAAAAAACAACAACCGCTTCGTGTTACATTATTGCGCTTTCTCACTTCTAAAGGTTTGCGAAAAGATGCCGTTGGAGTAGCTACTCTATCGAACGCTGAAATCAATGCAGTTGAAAATGGTATAACCAATTATGAGTTTCAAAATTTGTCTAGTCCTAAAGCTCGTTTAAAACAAATTTTTTGGGAAATATCTACCTATCAACTTACTGGAAATCCTTCAGGGCATTCAGTTACATTGCGTTTTGAATACTTAAAAACCGGGTTCTTAATAGTTCAGGAAAATTTAATTTTTGGAGTTGGTACAGGAGATGTAAATGTGGCCTTTCAAAAAAAATATACTGAAATGAATTCTCCTATTCATCCTGATTGGCGGCTTCGTGCTCACAATCAATTTCTCACATTCGCTGTTACTTTTGGAATAGTTGGCTTAGTCCTATTTTTGTTTTCGTTGCTTTATCCGATTTGGCTTGAACGAAAAAATCCAAATTATTTCTACTTGCTTTTTTGCATTATTGCTGTGATTTCGATGTTTACTGACGATACCTTGGAAACACAGGCAGGAGTTACATTCTACGCTTTTTTCAATGCACTTTTCTGGGTTCATAAAAAGGTTGTAATTTCAGCTCAGCAAATTGAAACATAA
- the recG gene encoding ATP-dependent DNA helicase RecG, translating into MLNSLLQTPIEYLKGVGSQRAEILKKELGIFTYGDLLAYYPYRYIDRTKFYTIAEINDQLNYVQLVGKITHFEVVGEKHGKRLVAKLKDKSGSIELVWFQSYQWWANNLKLNTEYLVFGKPTSFNSKFNLVHPELDVLSEASVTLNTSMQPMYLTSEKMKSRGIDSRAIRKMQQTLNGLIHGSIAEVLPSSLVQNLQLISKEEALKNIHVPIDSVLLQKAQWRLKFDELFFIQLKLLRLKAIRIQHNKGFVFSKVGDFFTTFYSKHLPFELTMAQKKVMKEIRADLGSGKQMNRLLQGDVGSGKTLVALMCMLLALDNGFQACLMAPTEILAKQHFDTLQQLLQGTDVQLKLLTGSSKSKHRKLLHEELEQGSLHFLIGTHAVLEDVVKFKNLGLVVIDEQHRFGVEQRSKMWKKNVQAPHILVMTATPIPRTLAMTLYGDLDISIIDELPPGRKSIITSHRFDSARIAVFSFMHEQIKAGRQVYVVYPLIKESEKMDYKDLMDGYESIVRAFPLPEFKVSIVHGKMKAADKEYEMQRFVKNETQIMVATTVIEVGVNVPNASIMIIESAERFGLSQLHQLRGRVGRGAEQSYCILMTSYKLGEDTKVRLETMVRTNDGFEIADVDLKLRGPGDLQGTQQSGTLDLKLADLSKDAALLQIARDAASKLLTQDPALTSPENQAVLRYFNNQGKQQTNWSKIS; encoded by the coding sequence ATGCTCAATAGCCTGCTCCAAACTCCTATCGAATATTTAAAAGGTGTTGGCTCTCAACGTGCCGAAATTCTCAAAAAAGAACTAGGCATTTTTACTTATGGCGATTTACTGGCTTACTATCCTTATCGCTATATTGACCGGACTAAGTTTTACACGATTGCTGAAATAAATGACCAATTAAATTATGTGCAGCTGGTAGGTAAAATAACCCATTTTGAGGTAGTTGGTGAAAAGCATGGAAAGCGACTTGTTGCAAAATTAAAAGATAAAAGCGGGAGTATTGAATTAGTGTGGTTTCAAAGTTACCAATGGTGGGCAAACAATCTAAAATTAAATACTGAATACCTGGTTTTTGGAAAACCAACTTCTTTTAACTCAAAATTTAATTTGGTACATCCCGAATTGGATGTATTGAGTGAAGCAAGTGTTACCTTAAACACAAGTATGCAACCCATGTACCTTACTTCCGAAAAAATGAAATCGAGGGGTATTGACAGCAGAGCAATTCGTAAAATGCAACAAACCTTAAACGGTTTGATACATGGCTCCATAGCTGAAGTTTTACCTAGTTCGCTTGTGCAGAATTTGCAATTAATCAGTAAAGAGGAGGCCTTAAAAAATATACATGTTCCAATTGATTCAGTGTTGTTACAGAAAGCACAATGGAGGTTAAAATTTGACGAATTGTTTTTTATTCAATTAAAATTATTGCGCTTAAAAGCCATACGTATTCAACATAATAAAGGCTTTGTTTTTTCTAAAGTTGGAGATTTTTTCACGACCTTTTATTCAAAACACCTGCCATTTGAGTTAACCATGGCACAAAAAAAAGTGATGAAAGAAATACGTGCCGACCTTGGATCAGGCAAACAAATGAATCGTTTGCTACAAGGTGATGTTGGAAGTGGTAAAACTTTAGTGGCGCTTATGTGTATGTTGCTTGCACTGGATAATGGCTTTCAAGCTTGCTTAATGGCTCCTACCGAAATTCTAGCCAAACAACATTTCGATACTTTGCAACAATTGCTGCAAGGGACAGATGTACAATTAAAGCTGTTAACTGGTTCGAGCAAATCGAAACACAGAAAACTTTTACATGAAGAATTAGAACAAGGCAGTTTACATTTTTTAATTGGCACTCATGCGGTTCTCGAAGACGTCGTAAAATTCAAGAATCTTGGCCTAGTGGTTATTGATGAACAACATCGTTTCGGTGTTGAACAGCGAAGTAAAATGTGGAAAAAAAATGTACAAGCGCCTCATATATTGGTGATGACAGCAACTCCAATTCCGCGCACTTTGGCAATGACACTTTATGGGGATTTAGATATTTCAATTATTGATGAATTACCGCCCGGGCGAAAATCAATTATAACTTCACATCGCTTTGATTCAGCGCGCATAGCAGTATTTTCCTTCATGCACGAGCAGATTAAAGCCGGGCGACAAGTGTATGTTGTTTATCCATTGATTAAGGAATCGGAGAAAATGGATTACAAAGATTTAATGGACGGCTATGAGAGTATTGTAAGGGCATTCCCACTTCCTGAGTTTAAGGTGAGTATTGTGCATGGAAAAATGAAAGCTGCCGACAAAGAATATGAAATGCAGCGTTTTGTAAAAAATGAAACTCAAATAATGGTAGCAACTACCGTAATTGAAGTTGGAGTAAACGTACCCAATGCAAGTATCATGATAATTGAAAGTGCAGAGCGTTTTGGCTTATCGCAACTGCATCAACTTAGAGGTAGGGTTGGTCGAGGGGCTGAACAGTCGTATTGCATACTAATGACATCTTATAAATTGGGCGAGGATACAAAAGTCCGCCTTGAAACAATGGTGCGCACTAACGATGGTTTTGAAATAGCAGATGTTGACCTAAAACTGAGAGGCCCTGGAGATTTACAGGGTACTCAACAGAGCGGAACGTTGGATTTAAAGTTGGCCGATTTAAGCAAAGATGCTGCATTATTACAAATAGCACGTGATGCTGCTTCTAAATTATTAACCCAGGATCCTGCTCTTACTTCACCCGAAAATCAGGCTGTACTTAGGTATTTTAATAACCAAGGAAAGCAGCAGACTAATTGGTCAAAAATTTCATAA
- a CDS encoding phenylalanine--tRNA ligase subunit beta: protein MKISYNWIKQFIHTDLAPEIISKLLTDCGLEVESTEEFQSISGGLKGLVVGEVISKEKHPDADKLSVTTVNVGQADLLNIVCGAPNVAAGQKVLVALIGTTLYPLNGAPFEIKKSKIRGVVSEGMICAEDEIGIGNSHDGIMLLKPETLVGTPAAEYFNIETDTVFEIGLTPNRADAASHLGVARDLLALLNTQPIYANRSVQKDLNLPDISTFNSIKSDKNMQVVVEDANACTRYSGISIKNITVTESPEWLKNKLKAIGVRPINSVVDCSNYVMFELGQPLHAFDAAKINGNKIIVKKLSVATPFITLDGNEHELSSDDLMICDEQNALCIAGVFGGKNSGITESTKELFLESACFNAVSVRKTAKRHGLKTDASFRFERGTDPAITVFALKRAALLIQEICGGQITGDLIDWYPSPVAPFKVVFSYVNCERIIGKKIENEIIKKIIRTLGIQIESENGDVLHLAVPAFKVDVQREIDVIEEVLRIYGYNQIEIPSQVNSSLSYATKPDREKIMNTVADLLTSNGFSEIMSLSLTPSSYTENSTLFPKVENVGMLNPLSSELDVLRQTLLYGGLEAIAYNQNRKRADLKLYEFGKSYHLTKNETSGEKFYTEQNHLSLFITGKSTLESWQNKTENSSIYTAKYYASLLLQRLGIASYKEVAFQNEVISAGLQLIVNQKTLVEIGAVSKGVLKKADIKSEVFFVDVNWDLLLKVSGTKNTLYREMPKFPEVRRDLALLIDTAISYAQIEELAFQTEKKLLKAVNLFDVYEGEKLEAGKKSYAVSFIIQDENSTLEDKQIEKIMDKLISTFKEKLGAAIR from the coding sequence ATGAAGATTTCTTACAACTGGATTAAACAGTTTATACACACAGATTTAGCACCTGAAATTATTTCAAAATTACTTACCGATTGCGGTTTAGAAGTAGAAAGTACCGAAGAATTTCAAAGTATTAGCGGAGGCTTAAAAGGCTTGGTTGTTGGCGAAGTAATTAGCAAAGAAAAACATCCCGATGCTGATAAGCTAAGTGTTACTACTGTTAATGTTGGGCAGGCAGATTTGTTGAACATTGTGTGCGGCGCTCCTAACGTTGCTGCAGGTCAAAAAGTGCTGGTAGCACTTATAGGAACAACTTTGTATCCATTGAATGGTGCTCCTTTTGAAATTAAAAAATCGAAAATACGTGGAGTAGTTTCTGAAGGGATGATTTGTGCAGAAGACGAAATTGGAATTGGAAATTCCCATGATGGAATCATGCTACTAAAACCTGAGACCTTAGTAGGCACACCTGCTGCTGAGTATTTTAATATTGAAACAGATACGGTATTTGAAATCGGACTCACTCCCAATCGAGCAGATGCTGCTTCACATCTAGGTGTTGCTCGCGACTTACTGGCATTATTAAATACGCAACCTATTTATGCAAATCGGTCGGTTCAAAAAGATCTGAACTTACCGGATATTTCAACTTTTAATTCCATTAAGAGTGATAAGAATATGCAGGTGGTGGTTGAAGATGCAAATGCTTGCACTCGATATTCAGGAATAAGTATAAAGAATATAACAGTAACAGAATCTCCGGAATGGCTTAAAAACAAGTTAAAAGCAATTGGTGTGCGCCCAATTAACTCGGTAGTAGATTGTAGCAATTATGTGATGTTTGAATTGGGACAACCACTTCATGCATTTGATGCTGCTAAAATTAATGGGAATAAAATTATTGTAAAAAAATTAAGTGTTGCTACTCCTTTTATAACTTTAGATGGCAATGAACATGAGCTTTCGAGCGATGATTTAATGATTTGCGATGAACAAAATGCCTTGTGCATTGCCGGGGTTTTTGGAGGTAAAAATTCCGGAATAACCGAATCAACCAAAGAATTGTTTTTAGAAAGCGCCTGCTTTAATGCTGTTTCGGTTCGCAAAACAGCCAAACGGCATGGGTTAAAAACAGATGCTTCCTTTCGTTTTGAACGCGGCACCGATCCTGCTATTACTGTATTTGCGCTTAAACGAGCCGCACTGCTAATTCAAGAAATATGTGGTGGACAAATTACTGGAGATTTAATTGATTGGTATCCTTCACCGGTAGCTCCTTTTAAAGTTGTTTTTAGTTATGTGAATTGTGAACGAATTATTGGTAAAAAGATTGAAAACGAAATCATCAAAAAAATAATTCGCACACTCGGTATACAAATTGAAAGCGAAAATGGCGATGTATTACACTTGGCTGTGCCCGCATTTAAAGTTGATGTGCAGCGTGAGATTGATGTTATTGAAGAAGTATTGCGCATTTATGGGTATAATCAAATTGAAATTCCTTCACAGGTGAATAGTTCGCTTTCGTATGCTACAAAACCCGATCGTGAAAAAATTATGAATACTGTAGCTGATTTGCTTACTTCCAATGGCTTTTCAGAAATAATGTCCTTGTCGCTTACACCTTCATCTTATACCGAAAACTCAACTCTATTTCCTAAAGTTGAAAATGTAGGCATGTTAAATCCGTTAAGTTCTGAATTGGATGTATTACGACAAACGCTGTTATATGGTGGCCTGGAGGCGATTGCTTACAATCAAAATCGTAAACGTGCAGACTTAAAGTTGTATGAATTTGGTAAGAGTTATCATCTTACTAAAAATGAAACTAGCGGTGAAAAATTTTATACCGAGCAAAATCATTTGTCTTTGTTTATTACCGGAAAATCGACACTTGAATCTTGGCAAAACAAAACTGAAAACTCGAGTATTTACACAGCTAAATATTATGCCTCGTTGCTATTACAAAGATTAGGAATTGCTTCGTACAAAGAAGTAGCATTTCAAAACGAAGTAATTTCTGCTGGGTTGCAATTGATTGTTAATCAAAAAACACTAGTCGAAATTGGAGCTGTTTCAAAAGGAGTTCTTAAAAAAGCCGATATTAAATCGGAGGTGTTTTTTGTTGATGTGAATTGGGATTTATTACTTAAAGTTAGTGGAACTAAAAACACCTTATATAGAGAAATGCCTAAATTCCCTGAAGTTCGCCGCGACTTGGCATTGTTGATAGATACTGCTATTAGTTATGCCCAAATTGAAGAGCTTGCATTTCAAACTGAAAAAAAATTGCTCAAGGCTGTTAATTTATTTGATGTGTACGAAGGTGAAAAACTTGAAGCAGGTAAAAAGTCGTATGCGGTTAGCTTTATTATACAAGACGAAAACAGCACATTGGAAGATAAGCAAATTGAAAAAATAATGGATAAACTAATTTCAACTTTTAAAGAAAAGCTGGGAGCTGCTATCCGCTAA
- a CDS encoding capsular biosynthesis protein encodes MGVDMHSHFIPGIDDGAQTIEDSVNLLRAMSEFGYRKVITTPHIMSDFYQNNPEIILAGLAKVKEAIQQEGIAIEVEAAAEYYLDFDLEAKIEKGGLLTFGNNYLLFEVSYMNPPDILNQVIFKLATNGYRPVLAHPERYPFWYNDFEKYEEFKDKGVLLQLNINSLTGYYGGGAKKIAEQMIEKNMVDFIGSDCHRMDHIKVMKDAQCEKYLHQLIDSGMLRNAAL; translated from the coding sequence ATAGGAGTAGATATGCATTCGCATTTTATTCCGGGTATTGATGATGGGGCTCAAACGATCGAAGATTCAGTAAATTTATTAAGAGCGATGAGTGAGTTTGGTTACCGCAAAGTGATAACCACTCCACATATCATGAGCGATTTTTATCAAAACAATCCGGAAATTATTTTAGCTGGGCTAGCTAAAGTTAAAGAGGCAATTCAACAAGAAGGTATAGCGATTGAAGTGGAGGCGGCAGCTGAATATTATTTGGATTTTGATTTAGAAGCAAAGATTGAAAAGGGAGGATTGCTCACATTTGGAAACAATTATTTATTGTTTGAAGTTTCTTACATGAATCCTCCGGATATTTTAAATCAAGTAATTTTTAAATTAGCTACGAATGGCTATCGTCCCGTATTGGCACATCCTGAACGATATCCTTTTTGGTACAACGATTTTGAAAAATACGAAGAGTTTAAAGATAAAGGAGTTTTGTTGCAATTGAACATTAATTCATTAACTGGATATTACGGGGGAGGAGCAAAAAAGATTGCCGAACAGATGATCGAGAAAAATATGGTTGACTTTATTGGCTCTGATTGTCATCGCATGGATCATATAAAGGTTATGAAAGATGCACAGTGTGAAAAGTATTTGCATCAGTTAATCGATTCGGGAATGTTGCGAAATGCCGCCCTTTAA
- a CDS encoding SDR family oxidoreductase produces the protein MYQTPFHSIDLSRYSFLVTGGAGFIGSNIVEYLIKYKAGKVRVLDNLATGFEQNIATFKGHSNFEFQQGDICNIEDCNKAMKGIDYVFHQAALGSVPRSIENPIATNNANVNGFLNILIAARDASVKRLVYASSSSVYGDSQALPKIENVIGKPLSPYAVSKLVNEQYADIFAKTYSMQIVGLRYFNIFGPRQNPKGAYAAAIPLFMDALVKGKAPLINGDGKQTRDFTFVENAVQANIKAMFSNKDEISTEVFNIAVGERVSINELYSILKTIAGSTIEAMHREDRAGDVKNSLADISKAQKMLSYQPAITCKEGLKITFDWFKENFK, from the coding sequence ATGTATCAAACACCATTTCATTCCATTGATTTATCCCGGTATTCGTTTTTAGTAACGGGAGGAGCAGGATTTATTGGATCCAATATCGTGGAATATTTAATAAAATATAAAGCAGGAAAAGTACGCGTACTCGATAATCTTGCTACCGGATTCGAGCAGAATATTGCTACATTTAAAGGGCATTCAAATTTTGAGTTTCAACAAGGTGATATTTGCAATATTGAAGATTGCAACAAGGCTATGAAAGGCATTGATTATGTATTTCATCAAGCGGCATTAGGATCAGTTCCTCGCTCAATTGAAAATCCAATTGCAACTAACAATGCGAATGTAAATGGCTTTTTAAATATTTTAATCGCAGCACGCGACGCTAGTGTAAAGCGGTTGGTATATGCAAGTTCGTCATCGGTATATGGCGATAGTCAAGCACTTCCTAAAATTGAAAACGTAATTGGAAAGCCATTGTCGCCCTACGCAGTAAGCAAATTGGTGAACGAGCAATATGCCGACATTTTTGCAAAAACCTATTCGATGCAAATTGTGGGTTTGCGTTACTTTAATATTTTCGGACCCAGACAAAACCCTAAAGGAGCATATGCTGCTGCCATTCCTTTGTTTATGGATGCCCTTGTTAAAGGCAAAGCTCCTTTAATCAATGGCGACGGAAAACAAACGCGTGATTTCACTTTTGTTGAAAATGCAGTTCAGGCGAATATTAAAGCGATGTTTTCGAACAAGGATGAAATAAGTACTGAGGTATTTAATATTGCCGTGGGAGAGCGTGTTTCGATTAATGAGCTATACAGCATTTTGAAAACTATTGCAGGATCAACTATTGAGGCCATGCACCGCGAAGACAGGGCTGGTGATGTAAAAAATTCATTGGCCGATATTAGCAAAGCACAAAAGATGCTTAGTTACCAACCTGCAATAACCTGTAAAGAAGGATTGAAAATTACGTTTGATTGGTTTAAAGAAAATTTTAAGTAA
- the rfbB gene encoding dTDP-glucose 4,6-dehydratase, which produces MTKRKILITGGAGFIGSHVVRLFVNKYPDYHIVNLDKLTYAGNLENLKDIENKPNYTFVKGDIVDAEFMQQLFTEQQIDGVIHLAAESHVDRSISNPLEFVLTNVVGTVNLLNAAKSHWKKVPENNRNNLFYHVSTDEVYGSLGESGLFTEQTSYDPHSPYSASKASSDHFVRAYHDTYQLPVVISNCSNNYGSFHFPEKLIPLSINNIKNNRPIPIYGKGENVRDWLFVEDHARAIDVIFHNGKVGDTYNIGGHNEWTNIDLIQLLCRIMDKKLNREEGSSAKLITYVKDRAGHDLRYAIDSSKLQRELGWTPSLQFEEGLEKTVDWYLANENWLSNVTSGEYQKFYEKQYVKR; this is translated from the coding sequence ATGACTAAGAGAAAAATTTTGATAACCGGTGGCGCCGGTTTTATTGGTTCACACGTAGTTCGATTATTTGTAAACAAGTATCCAGATTACCACATCGTGAATCTAGATAAGCTTACTTATGCAGGAAATTTAGAAAACCTGAAAGACATTGAAAACAAGCCAAACTATACGTTCGTTAAAGGCGACATTGTGGATGCTGAATTTATGCAACAATTGTTTACTGAACAACAAATAGATGGAGTAATACATTTAGCTGCCGAAAGTCATGTCGACAGAAGTATTAGCAATCCTTTGGAATTTGTATTAACCAATGTTGTAGGTACAGTTAACTTACTGAACGCTGCAAAATCACATTGGAAAAAAGTACCAGAAAACAATCGAAACAATTTGTTTTACCACGTTAGTACCGATGAAGTTTATGGTAGCCTTGGTGAAAGCGGACTCTTCACAGAACAAACCTCTTACGACCCTCACAGCCCTTACTCAGCAAGTAAAGCAAGTAGTGATCATTTTGTAAGAGCCTATCACGACACGTATCAACTTCCGGTAGTGATTAGCAACTGTTCAAATAATTATGGTTCGTTTCATTTTCCAGAAAAGCTAATTCCGTTAAGTATTAATAATATTAAAAATAATCGACCAATTCCCATTTACGGCAAAGGTGAAAATGTGAGAGATTGGCTTTTTGTTGAAGATCATGCTCGTGCCATTGATGTAATTTTTCACAACGGAAAAGTAGGAGATACCTACAATATTGGTGGTCATAATGAATGGACCAACATAGATTTAATTCAGTTGTTATGCCGCATCATGGATAAAAAATTAAATCGTGAAGAAGGCAGTTCTGCTAAACTTATCACTTATGTGAAAGATCGTGCAGGTCATGATTTACGCTATGCAATTGATTCCTCGAAACTACAACGCGAATTAGGCTGGACGCCTTCTTTGCAATTTGAAGAGGGTCTCGAAAAAACAGTAGACTGGTATCTAGCAAATGAAAATTGGTTAAGCAATGTTACTTCGGGAGAATATCAAAAGTTTTATGAAAAGCAATATGTTAAACGGTAA
- the galE gene encoding UDP-glucose 4-epimerase GalE: MKILVTGGTGYIGSHTVVELLQKGHKVVILDNLNNSSIEALDGIEKITGIRPDFEQVDLCNYAALADFFNRNQTINAVIHFAALKAVGESVLQPLKYYHNNLISLLNILQGIAQYNLDLKGFVFSSSCTVYGNPDSLPVTEQAPIKEATSPYGSTKIMSEIILRDVVEQQKFNAISLRYFNPAGAHESALIGEFPLGMPNNLVPIITQTAIGKRKKMVEIYGNDYQTKDGTCIRDYIHVVDLAKAHVISIERLLKNETKSNFETFNIGTGKGYSVLELVHMFEKVSGLSLPYKIVDRRPGDIESMYADTNYSNTELGWKAERNLEQMIASSWNWEKKLATQRLDV, translated from the coding sequence ATGAAAATTTTAGTCACGGGAGGTACAGGATATATTGGTTCGCATACTGTTGTAGAGTTGTTACAGAAAGGGCACAAAGTGGTTATACTCGACAATCTTAATAATTCGAGTATTGAAGCCCTTGATGGAATTGAAAAAATTACCGGAATTCGTCCCGATTTTGAACAGGTTGATTTATGCAATTATGCAGCGCTTGCGGATTTTTTTAATCGCAACCAAACCATTAATGCCGTTATACACTTTGCAGCACTTAAAGCTGTTGGTGAATCGGTGCTTCAACCACTTAAATATTACCACAACAACCTTATTTCACTGCTCAATATTTTGCAAGGTATTGCACAGTATAACCTCGATTTAAAAGGATTTGTGTTTTCGTCTTCTTGCACTGTTTATGGCAATCCCGATTCTTTGCCGGTTACTGAACAAGCCCCAATTAAAGAAGCTACATCCCCTTACGGAAGTACTAAAATTATGAGCGAAATAATTTTGCGTGATGTAGTTGAACAACAAAAATTTAATGCTATCAGTTTGCGTTATTTCAATCCGGCTGGAGCTCACGAATCAGCTTTAATTGGTGAGTTTCCGCTGGGTATGCCTAACAATCTTGTCCCAATAATTACACAAACTGCAATTGGTAAACGTAAAAAAATGGTTGAAATTTATGGGAATGATTATCAAACCAAAGATGGCACTTGCATACGTGATTACATTCATGTTGTTGATTTGGCGAAAGCGCATGTTATCTCGATAGAACGTTTGCTTAAGAATGAAACTAAATCCAATTTTGAAACCTTTAACATCGGAACAGGAAAAGGTTATTCGGTGTTGGAATTGGTACATATGTTTGAAAAAGTTTCCGGACTTTCTTTGCCCTATAAAATTGTTGATCGACGCCCTGGTGATATTGAATCGATGTATGCTGATACTAACTATTCAAACACTGAACTAGGATGGAAAGCTGAAAGAAATTTGGAGCAAATGATTGCATCTTCCTGGAATTGGGAAAAGAAATTAGCAACTCAAAGATTAGATGTTTAA